The following nucleotide sequence is from Sander vitreus isolate 19-12246 chromosome 3, sanVit1, whole genome shotgun sequence.
TCTTTGGATTTACAGAATCTACATTCACAGGACAAACATTGCCAGAAGACTCAAATGTTCAGGCGAAGGCTGTGATgagtaaatacaaaataattctAAAGAATACTATAGGAAGTCTTGTCAAAAGCCTTAAAAGTAACTAAACCTTGCtttcaataaaaacacatttcatgtatttttttaatcactttattTCATAGATTTTgtgaaaaaacatttcataacaGTATAGGAAGATGTTCATTAACTTAAAATCGTCATGGAAAACTAATACATCTAATCAGGTGCTTGTTAACACAGCAGTTGTGCAGCTACTTTTCAAGTGTCATACTTTAGACCTTAAACAACCATaaatgtagagctgcaaagattcatcagctgtcaactattaaattaattgccaaatattttgataaccgattaatcagtttgagtcatttattataaaaaaaaaagtaaaacttttgtgatgtcagcttattacatgtgattattttctaagtttctcctctcctctgtgacagtaaactaaatatatttgagttgtggacaaaacaagacatttgaggacgtcatcttgatCTTTGGGAAACACCGATCGACCTTTTTCACCATTTCACAttgtatagaccaaacaactaatccatttatccagaaaataatccagaGATTAATCGACAGTAAAAATAATCAGGATTTGCAGCACTACATAAATGCAATTTCAGTTTCTTAGAAACATGAAAGTGTGTTGGGTGGCCCCAATGTAAGTGGCCTACACTTTAGCAAAGACAAGACTGTTACATATGATGCGAATTTTTGACATGTTTAGACCATAAAGTAAAGGGTTAAAAACCGGTTGGCATGTAAGCCAGTATAATGATAAAACGATTCTCAAAATATTGGGTAAACTGCTCATATCAAACCTGCTCTGTACTATTTCAAAGAAAGAACCAAAGGAAAAGTTCAGCAGGGAAGCGAGGTGAGGTGTGCAGGTACTGACAGCTTTCTGTCTGGTCTGTTTAGAACCAGAAAAGCACACTTTAAGGATCTTCATGTACGTGTAAAAGATTAGAATAAGAGGACAAATTATTGAGAATGAAGTCACAAAGAGTCCATAAATGTTATTGACTCTGGTGTCAGAGCAGGCCAGTTTGACAACAGAGTAGTTGTCGCAGTAAACTTTGTTAATAATGTTTCCACACAGCTGTAAAGAACGACTTAAGGATGTCATCACGACACACATCAGTAAAGGGTAAAACCACGTTGCACCAATAAGCATTGCAATTTTGTTAAATGACATTCGTGTGTTATATTGAAGAGGGCAACAGATAGCAAGGTATCTGTCATAAGACATGACGGCTAAGTTTAAATATTCTACACCTCCGTAAGAGAATAAAAGGAAATTCTGTAGGAAACATACTGAAGCAGGAACAGTGTGAATGTCAGAGAGGATCTGAACCAGAAGGAATGGAAACAACCCTGTACTACCAAACAGTTCATTTACAAACAGGCTGACCAGAAAAAGATACATAGGTTCATGTAAGCTTCTGTTAATACAGATAACCACAATCAGTAAAAGATTGGCACAAACTATTAACATATATAAAGACATAACAATCAGGAAATAGAAGTATTTAAAAAGCCCGGTATCAAAGTAGGCACCAAGTGTGAAATATGAAACCTGAGTAGAGTTGATCATGATCTCCTTTTACCTTATTAAGCAATCATAACACTGTTTATGTGACAAACTAATTTCACTAAGTGTAAACTGCATACAATCTACACTTGTTTCGGACCATGTGCAGTCAAAATTTTAAACACACAGTATTCACCCGACACAAAGTAAAAAGTTCATATTCAAGTAAACAATTTTTACAAACGTACCATTTTCTTATATAAAGTCTAAAGTCTACACTAACGTAAGGGAATGTAGAAAACCGTTTGTGACATTGTGTGAATCCTCACATATCTGCTGAGTCAGATGGAGTCCATCCTCCTAACTGAGCTACTGCTTCTCCGTCTTTTAACCTTTTCAAGTCAAAGGACGCCCATAGCACCAGTCTGACCTCATTCATCTAATTGATGATAAAAACTTAAGGCTGTATAGAAACTTATttgtaaaaatgcaaacaaaaagtTATGGAATCATAAAATCGTCTGTAGTAATATTTTGTTAAACTCGATATGTTTGAATGATCTGATATCGattaataaaatccagaaattgATCTTTTAATATCTGGCTTTTCACCATGGCTATATAACCCAACAAAAACTTTTTTGGGGCAGTTCTTactgtaaacattaacctggtgcattataaaaaataattatttaagggttgcttcttgcttctacaaagttctctgagaatctcctTTTAACTTGTCCAACTTAAATATTATAACTTACATATAATGTTTAAGTTTTTGTCTTCTCCATATCCAGCCTGCCTCCTGACATGAGTTAGATAAATCAGCACTGAGGCAGGTGGTTCTTCTGCAAGTGACAAATGACCTCCTCTGTGCAGCAGATTCTGGTAAATGCtttatattaattattttaGATCTCAGTGCAGTTTTTGATACTGTCAACCACTCTTTCTCTGCTGGATTGCTTGTCAAGCTACATCTGCATTTCTGAGTCCTTCCTCGATTGTTCTAACATTTCAAACAGACAGAATGCAAATATTTAATGTGGGGTTCCACAAGGTTCAATTTTAGGTCCACTAATCTTCTGTCTTTACATGCTCCTATTGGAGAGAATCATTCAAAAAcaatgcatttcttttaactgCTACACAGACCTTTTAATTCCAATAATCAAGCCGTTGACATAAAAACTGTCTCAATACATTGAAGATTAGTTGGCTCATAATTTTTCTGCAGCTAAATggggacaaaaacaaaagatactACTTTTTCCCTTTGTTAGAATAATTATATTATCAAGAATAGACAGAGACCACTgaagaaatattaaaattaattttaCTTGAGAACCCAACAAGGAGGCCGTCTCCGCACTACAGAATAGTACAGACAATGACCTAACGAAAAGCTCTCTACAGCTGCtttttataataaatgtaataaatcatGATACAGAGTTAATGTTGTCAATTGTTATCTTGTCAGAGTTGATGACATCTCCCCTATCTGGTCTGGAAGGGCATGTATGCCCTCAGGAACACACCATGCTCAGACAAGGACACGCAATGGCTCCATGTTTCCCTAACACCCTTCCACACCATACAAATGTTAGAATGTTAATTATCTTTCTGCCTACACCGGACCACATGCTAGGAACCTCGGTTTTATATTTGATGACGATCTTAGTTTCACTAGCCAGGTAAATTCCATTGTCAGGTCCAGTTTCTTCAACTCAGAACCATTTCCAAAATTAGACAATTCCTATCACCCTCTGATCTAGAAAGAATAATTAATGCACTTGGTTTTCTTTCCCAATAACAGACTGATACGTAAATACTACCTGgtcaatcacaatcgtcctgggTGGCGCTGAGCTACCCTCCGAGCCGCCGTAAAACAGATATGCGAGAAAaaaagtctagctagctgtctggatttaccctgcagagatctgaggagcagttaaccagagtcctcacacatccaccagaggttagaacgccaacacaaagaaagaggaaggggacggacatcggcgcaaatacatgcatccggcggaacttCCTGCGTCACCGGaggaatcccggaagtggaacgtcgaggatatagactagcgtCCCCTTGActtgaaaataataaaagaagaatCCGTGTGTCCACTCAGTTTTACAAAAAAGCTGAATACAATAGCTGaaacagtttaaagtttgaatgatgTCTGTAGCTGTAGTATGCCGAAGTAGTAGCATTTCAAAGTGGAAAAAGCGTAATGATGATTTGAAGATTTCTCCATTGACTTTCAATTTAAATTTCATTTACACAAaggcttaatatttaaaaaaaaatgtaaatggtaGAAATAAGTTTAATGTAAACTCACATATCCTAGAAGAGATGAAAATGAAGGTATACATACATAGTAGGCTGCCACAAAATGTTTGGAAGAATAACtaacagaaaatgtgtgtgaatgctgaaaagctaaattgctgAAGCTAATATTGATGTCTAGCTTAAATGTATAAGATGAAGGCAAAGTTGTGAGAATAATTAGGGGAATAGGGGAAATGGTTTCAATTTGTATaaatttcattgaaatgttgaacATTACCAAAGATGTATAAACCAAAAGTAGAATATTTCAAGATTTTCTGAAAAGCTGTCgctaaatgtgaaatgtgttatttttttcaagcATCACTTAGAAACAAGCACCTACTGCCACAAGGAGCAGGTGCTCTGATAATGAGGTCAGACTGCTGCTGTGGGCGTCTCCTCACTGGAAAAGGTTAAAAGATGCAGAAGCATAGTTTCAGCTCAGTTAGGACGGACTCACAGTCTGACAGAAGCAGATGAATGTTAGGATTCATAAACTGTTGTGTAATGTCTTACCTTTAGTATTACAACGCATACTTGAGGAGTGGTAAGTATGAGGAATTGAtttctctgctgtttgttgATTGAATACTGTTTGTGATCAATGCTTTATCTATACACAGTCTGAAGAAAGATTTAAAGGTTTAACTAAACTTTCAGAAATCctttaacaaaatgtaacaCGATGAAGTTATCTTGTAAAATgttataatttttatttttcagagtCAGGAGGATCATGGTAAACGCTACGCAGGTTTCATTTTTCACACTAAGTGCCTATTTTGACACTGGGgttttcaaatatttatattttattattatcatatctTTATATATGTTAATAGTTTGTACCAATCTTTTGCTGATTGTGGTTATCTGTATGAACAGAAGCTTACATGAACCTATGTACCTTTTTCTGGTCAGCCTGTTTGTAAATGAACTGTATGGTAGTACAGGGTTGTTTCCATTCCTTCTGGTTCAGATCCTCTCTGACATTCACACTGTTTCTGCTCCcttctgtttcctgcagatttATTGTGTGTATACTTATGGAGGCAGAGAATTTTGGACTTTAGCCATCATGTCTTATGACAGATATCTTGCTATCTGTTATCCTCTACAATATCACACTCGTATGACATCTAAAAAGATTGCCGTGCTTATTGCTCTAACATGGTTGTACCCTTTTCTTACCAATGCTTTGGTAGTGTTTGGTCTGACTGCTCCTTTACAGCTGTGTGGAAACATCATTAACAAAGTGTACTGTGACAATTATTCTGTTGTCAAACTGGCCTGCTCTGACACCACAGTGAACAACATTTATGGACTTGTtaacatatttacagtaaacatTAGTCTTATAATCTTAATTCTTTTCTCTTACATGAGGATacttaaagtgtgtttttctggTTCTAAACAGACCAGACAGAAAGCTCTCAGTACCTGCACACCTCACCTTTTTTCCCTGCTGAATTTTTCTTTAGGGGGTTCCTTTGAAATAGTACAGAGCAGGTTTAATATGAACTATTTACCGAACATGTTGCGCATTATTCTGTCGTTGTACTGGCTTACATTCCAACCACTCATCAACCCTTTACTGTACGGACTGAAAATGTCCAAAATACGCATTGTATGTAGACGTCTGCTCTTTGGGGGCAAAATGTAACTATAAATGTTATCTGACAACTAAGAGCTTTGCTTGtcataaatacaaatacatttattaaatgaGTTACCTTTGACAGTACTTTTTTCATCTAACTATATAATGTGACAACCTGTaactgtgtgttttaataaaacaGATGACAAGGTTGCTTTGAATCATGAAGTGAAAGATTTTCTTTAAATCACCAAAACTAGATTCATGCCATGTTCTTCTTTTGgatttttgtaattattttagcGTTTTCATTCGTTTCAGcactaaagaaaagaaaaatcaatagacATATGGTGTCTAAAACCTGTACAGTGTAGGTAAGAATAGtaaaaacattgtgtgtgtgtgtgtaaagatagagagagatatatatatatatatagcagcaGTCATCAGCTTTAGATGAACCTCATAAGCAACTTTGTCTAAATATACAATAAACTGAGGTACCGAAGACATTTCAAATCATAATCTATATTTAATTTTCTATATTCAACTTTTGCTATTAACctattagtattttttttttcttgacacAAGGAATTTAGATATAggtactttattgatcccccaTGGGAAATCCAAAGTCCCAGtggcttaaagacatcacacacaacattcacatacatcataaacaggatgatacaATAACAAATctacatgaataatatggacaatgaaagaaaagatactaaataaaaaatctgagGGAGGGATGTttaagcatgagacgcttgcagtgaTTCAGTCTGCATaataaggtgctctatgagagtgtgtgtcatggtggtagtgcaaataagtacaaggataaagtctagagaccagcattacatatggacaatataagagaatgaTGTacacatagtaatataaaaactatatagcaGTGCAagaataaagttaaaaaaagactattaaatatgggcattataagggaataaagtagacagtagTATAGACACAAATCAGTCAATGTTAGAGGTTTGAAGCAATAGTGTTACGACCATTGTTCAAGTATTAAGTTAGACCTTAGTCCAGGCTGGGGGAAGGGGGGAGTTAGGGGTTGTGCATATGGGCTAATATagccagtaaacagtgtaagcagtaaacagtAGGTCAGTGGACAGTCAGTGCATACAGTGgggtaaaaaagtatttagtcagccaccaattgtgcaagttctcccacttaaaaagatgagagaggcctgtaatcttcatcataggttcacttcaactatgagagacaacaTGAGGAaaacaatccagaaaatcacattgtaggatttttaatgactttatttgcaaattcctcgggaaaataagtatttggtcacctacaaacaagcaagatttctggctctcacagacctgtaacttcttctttgagaggctcctctgtcctccactcgttacctgtattaatggcacctgtttgaacttgttatcagtataaaagacacctgtccacaacctcaaacagtcacactccaaactccactatggccaagaccaaagagctgtcaaaggacaccagaaacaaaattgtagacctgcagcaggctgggaagactgaatctgcaataggtaagcagcttgttgtgaagaaatcaactgtgggaaaaattataagaaaatggaagacatacaagaccactaataatctccctcgatccggggctccatgcaagatctcaccccgtggggtcaaaatgaacacaagaacggtgagcaaaaatctcaGAACCACATGGGGGTCccagtgaatgacctgcagagagctgggaccaaattaagaatgaatggggccatgtatcgtgagattttgagtgaaaacctcatcagcaagggcattgaagatgaaacgtggctgggtctttcagcatgacaatgatcccaaacacaccaccCGGGCAACGAAAGAGTGGCTtcataagaagcatttcaaggtcctggagtggcctagccagtctccagatctcaaccccatagaaaatctttggagggagttgaaagtctgtgttgcccagcgacagccccaaaacatcactgctctagaggagatctgcatggaggaatgggccaaaataccagcaacagtgtgtgaaaaccttgtgaagacttacaggaaacgtttgacctctgtcattgccaacaaagggtatataacaaagtattgagatgaacttttgttattgaccaaatacttattttccaccataatttgcaaataaattcattaaaaatcctacaatgtgattttctggattttttttctcattttgtctctcatagttgaagtgaacctatgatgaagattacaggcctctctcatctttttaagtgggagaacttgcacaattggtggctgactaaatacttttttgccccactgtaactgttgTTATAGGAGGCAAGgtaaggcagctttatttgtatagcacatttcagcaacagagcaattcaaacacattaaatagcagttaaaaacaattatttattttttaaaacagataaaagacGTTAATAaaatttacagtgcagtataagaacaaATTAACCAAGTCCAACTCgggcctcccagaggacttatACTTTAACTCTTTTTCTGTTGCAACACAGGTTCCAAACCTGACCTCCCAGAGGACTtataaattaacaattatttaaagaaaggcaacatcaaaaagataggtcttcagccttaatttgaaagaactgagagttgcagcggacctacagttttctgggagtttgttccagatatgtggagcataaaaactgaatgctgcttccccctgtttagttctgactctggggacaacaagcaggcctgtcccagacgacctgagaggtctgggtgggtcatagtgtagtagcagatcagaaatgtattttggccctaaaccgtttagtgatttataaatcagcaaaagtattttgaaagcAATTctctggaagccagtgtaaagacttcagaactggagtgatgtgatccactttcttggtcttagggaggactcgagcagcatcgttctgaatcagctgcagctgtctgattgattttttttagggagacctgtaaagacaccgttacagtagtcaagtctactgaagataaaagcatttaacaagagctgtctcagtgctgtggtgttgtCGAGAAcctgactggaaggcatcaaaactgttgttcagtgacaagaaaaggttgagatGTTTAAAAAAcgctttttcaatgattttacttaaaaatggaaggtttgcaGACAGACTATGCAGAGAAGTCtatctctcctcttcctttttGTGAAGCATTGAATAGTTGTATGGCCCTGGGGACAAATTACTTTCTCAGTCTGTCAGTTGTGCATGGCAGTGTGCATAGTCTTGAGCTGATCATGCTCTTGTGCTTTGTGATAGTGCTGTGGAGTGGATGACAGTCATTGTCCAAAATGTTGAGCAGTTTGTTCAGGGTCCTTTTATCTGACAATTAAGTGATGCACTCCAGGTCAGCGCCCACAACAGAGCCAGCTTTCCTTACCAGCCTGTCCAGTCACCCAGCATCCCTCTTCTTAGTGCTTCCTCCCCAGCATACCACAGCATAGAAGAGGACGCTGGCAACAACAGATTAGTAAAACATCCAGAGGAGCTTGCTGCAGACATTAAAGGACTGCAGCCTCCTCAGGAAGTACAGCCAGCTCTgccctttctttctttaatttgCATTACAATAAAGCTGGGAATCACCAATGATTTCCTGAATCCCAAGATCTTGATTCAACTACATTTTAGATAAAATACCAGTTTAGCTTGAATATagaagagattctcagagaacttctgctgtaaattgaTTGAAATTAATTCAAAATGCAACCGTCAAATATTTTtgataatgcaccaggttaatgtttaaaatatcaaccgacccccccccccccaaaagtttgtttaaagtaGTTTTTACTTCCCAGTACTAAATTGACAGTCATTGATAAACTACAACAGTCGCCAACACAAAACCAGACAACTGTTGACTATAgccagagagg
It contains:
- the LOC144516012 gene encoding olfactory receptor 6E1-like, whose amino-acid sequence is MINSTQVSYFTLGAYFDTGLFKYFYFLIVMSLYMLIVCANLLLIVVICINRSLHEPMYLFLVSLFVNELFGSTGLFPFLLVQILSDIHTVPASVCFLQNFLLFSYGGVEYLNLAVMSYDRYLAICCPLQYNTRMSFNKIAMLIGATWFYPLLMCVVMTSLSRSLQLCGNIINKVYCDNYSVVKLACSDTRVNNIYGLFVTSFSIICPLILIFYTYMKILKVCFSGSKQTRQKAVSTCTPHLASLLNFSFGSFFEIVQSRFDMSSLPNILRIVLSLYWLTCQPVFNPLLYGLNMSKIRIICNSLVFAKV
- the LOC144516008 gene encoding olfactory receptor 4B13-like, with product MVNATQVSFFTLSAYFDTGVFKYLYFIIIISLYMLIVCTNLLLIVVICMNRSLHEPMYLFLVSLFVNELYGSTGLFPFLLVQILSDIHTVSAPFCFLQIYCVYTYGGREFWTLAIMSYDRYLAICYPLQYHTRMTSKKIAVLIALTWLYPFLTNALVVFGLTAPLQLCGNIINKVYCDNYSVVKLACSDTTVNNIYGLVNIFTVNISLIILILFSYMRILKVCFSGSKQTRQKALSTCTPHLFSLLNFSLGGSFEIVQSRFNMNYLPNMLRIILSLYWLTFQPLINPLLYGLKMSKIRIVCRRLLFGGKM